Proteins encoded together in one Romeriopsis navalis LEGE 11480 window:
- a CDS encoding acyltransferase family protein has protein sequence MTRNVSDRSPVTIDPMIWLTVACLITVLSLHHVNYTKDYIWEITHRFFNPYSLGLNKILQQFAVGGFFLMSGFKLTKSKRTEPAWDFIRNRLLRIYPMYLLTIVLFSFTSYPYLRKTLPSVGNFVIHALCLQSIVPNMIQDNYNTIWFVSNLVCYYGLFLILRRWVSQAKTFGLVLGLMLGVISGLNFVPVLAGKSLMIQGFGGYLVYFSIGMLYAEYQSDFERLKTPIALIISAISSSALLYSATQFGGIFQSGNFALDSLQTALAIMAILPLHFTILKVCRSIAVPSYLATCFKQLSFASFGIFLLHRPVWSMMANIWGTKSYIQSGFILGLGIPVIFALSYALQSSYNKGLRWYLGRQSNRATAQ, from the coding sequence ATGACGCGTAATGTTTCTGACCGATCGCCAGTGACGATCGACCCGATGATTTGGCTCACGGTCGCTTGTCTAATCACCGTCTTATCCCTACACCACGTTAATTACACCAAAGACTATATTTGGGAAATCACCCACCGCTTCTTTAATCCCTATAGTCTTGGTCTCAACAAAATCTTGCAACAGTTTGCCGTGGGGGGATTCTTCCTCATGTCCGGCTTCAAACTGACCAAGTCAAAACGGACAGAGCCAGCGTGGGATTTTATTCGCAATCGTTTGCTCCGGATTTATCCGATGTACTTGCTGACGATCGTTTTATTTTCCTTCACTTCCTATCCCTATCTGCGTAAGACATTACCGTCGGTCGGCAACTTTGTGATTCATGCCCTATGCTTGCAATCGATCGTGCCGAATATGATTCAGGACAACTACAACACCATTTGGTTTGTTAGTAATTTAGTTTGCTACTACGGTCTCTTTCTCATCTTGCGCCGTTGGGTTAGTCAAGCCAAAACGTTTGGTCTTGTCTTGGGGCTGATGCTCGGTGTGATTAGTGGGTTGAATTTTGTACCGGTGTTGGCGGGGAAATCGTTGATGATTCAGGGGTTTGGGGGGTACTTAGTGTATTTCTCGATCGGAATGCTCTACGCCGAATATCAATCCGACTTTGAACGGTTGAAGACGCCGATCGCCCTGATCATCTCGGCAATTAGTAGCAGTGCCTTGCTCTATAGTGCAACCCAATTCGGGGGCATTTTCCAAAGTGGTAACTTTGCCCTGGATAGTTTGCAGACTGCCCTGGCGATTATGGCAATTCTGCCGCTCCACTTCACGATCCTCAAAGTTTGTCGGTCCATCGCAGTCCCGAGCTACTTAGCCACTTGTTTCAAACAACTATCCTTCGCTTCCTTTGGCATTTTTCTGCTCCATCGGCCAGTCTGGTCGATGATGGCAAATATCTGGGGCACCAAATCATATATCCAGTCAGGTTTTATTCTGGGGCTGGGCATTCCGGTGATTTTTGCGCTGAGTTATGCTCTTCAGAGTAGCTATAACAAAGGTTTACGCTGGTATCTTGGGCGCCAATCAAACCGGGCCACCGCGCAATAA
- a CDS encoding pentapeptide repeat-containing protein, which yields MREAPQPAESDDELQLQDYYAAGERDFSDRDLCGIEVNTDCLSYARFRRSKLKQVNLQDMDLRGVDLSEANLSRSNLNHADLRGAALNNGIFFLTSFNGANLQGADLSGASLDITDLEQANLQGANLCGAYLRGLDLSQVNLQGAYFDPKTQFDRTFDPLAAGMQQDVQTTMDDLVLHFNQLSQCATRYLGDMIVAKYWAQTQVNNRYLAALEITAANQFSYAGPAQDPANLHQLKWAQLWINRFLGSCSLIVQDLPNIAEQKNLLVVSAG from the coding sequence GTGAGAGAGGCACCGCAGCCAGCAGAATCTGACGATGAATTACAGTTACAGGATTACTATGCCGCGGGAGAACGTGACTTTTCCGATCGTGATTTATGTGGGATCGAAGTCAATACTGATTGTCTGAGTTATGCGCGGTTTCGACGATCGAAGCTGAAGCAAGTTAACTTACAGGATATGGACTTACGTGGTGTTGATCTGAGTGAGGCGAATCTCAGCCGCAGTAATTTGAATCATGCAGATCTGCGTGGTGCGGCTTTGAATAATGGCATATTTTTCCTCACCTCATTTAATGGTGCAAATTTACAAGGTGCCGATTTAAGCGGTGCTTCCCTGGATATCACCGACTTAGAGCAGGCTAATCTCCAAGGCGCAAACCTATGTGGAGCATATCTGCGAGGACTGGATTTGAGTCAAGTCAATTTGCAGGGCGCTTATTTTGATCCAAAAACACAGTTTGATCGAACTTTCGATCCCTTAGCGGCAGGCATGCAGCAAGACGTCCAAACGACGATGGATGATTTAGTCTTGCATTTCAATCAGTTGAGTCAATGTGCAACACGCTACCTCGGCGACATGATCGTTGCGAAATATTGGGCACAGACGCAGGTAAATAATCGGTACTTAGCCGCATTAGAAATAACCGCAGCAAATCAATTTAGCTACGCAGGGCCAGCCCAAGACCCAGCTAATTTACATCAGCTGAAATGGGCACAACTGTGGATCAATCGCTTTCTGGGTAGTTGCTCACTGATTGTCCAAGACTTACCCAATATCGCTGAGCAGAAAAATTTACTAGTGGTTTCGGCTGGTTAA
- a CDS encoding V4R domain-containing protein, protein MPDSAVALPVTNQAIELLSSRYQSGERDFADYDCAELNLRATSFSYASFRRSKLRLLDWRDSNLRGIDLSDTNLSRSHLENADLRGAALDNSMLFMASLDGVNLQGADLSDASLDLTTVDHADLRGANLRGAYLCGIDLSQANLENAYFDNRTQFDQQFDPISAGMRTDITVTVDDLVAGLNQITHCTSQYIEQPLILEHWEKARFANRHLAGFSFDAAGQVVYTGNATESASFLQLKWLQLWINKFMGNCALTYSELPYIIQQDHLLVLTWEAQGHNQEHIDSVASPNANTAIFGESLAPANATNPLETEALLTVNRQTGESSIPTAQSASIATVAATLTRSPEVVVPPHQYPKKKPHYRFDDFFAFQSAQGTVKDWHGARNIFAGEDFILALIQGFEQEVGQASSLLMYDLGKAWGARDFQVFKSWFEAEFAMDIGQCPLPVVLEAWWWPFTTQGWGTWEVDLKEQANGFLFIKIFDSAVARTLGNVGKPVCHLYAGLFAGFFSQLVKQDLGCIELQCYAMGDTYCKFLVGKKERVDAATFWQTEGATARDIEMRLQQEEALTA, encoded by the coding sequence ATGCCCGATTCTGCTGTTGCCTTGCCAGTAACCAATCAAGCCATTGAATTATTATCATCTCGATACCAGTCAGGGGAACGGGACTTTGCTGACTACGATTGTGCCGAACTCAATCTACGTGCAACTTCTTTCAGTTATGCCAGTTTTCGCCGATCTAAGTTAAGACTGCTAGATTGGCGCGATTCAAATCTGCGCGGCATTGATCTCAGTGATACCAATCTCAGCCGCAGCCACTTAGAAAATGCCGATTTACGAGGGGCAGCGCTCGATAATTCCATGTTATTCATGGCATCACTTGACGGCGTGAACTTACAGGGAGCTGATTTGAGCGATGCCTCGCTTGACCTGACAACTGTCGATCATGCTGATCTGCGAGGAGCAAATTTACGGGGAGCTTACCTATGTGGGATTGACTTAAGTCAGGCCAATCTCGAAAATGCTTACTTTGACAATCGCACCCAATTTGACCAACAATTCGATCCAATTAGTGCGGGCATGCGTACGGATATCACCGTGACGGTAGATGATCTGGTTGCCGGACTGAATCAGATTACCCATTGTACGAGCCAATACATCGAGCAGCCCCTGATCTTAGAACATTGGGAAAAAGCCCGGTTTGCAAATCGACATTTAGCCGGATTTTCGTTTGATGCAGCGGGGCAAGTTGTTTATACGGGGAACGCCACAGAATCAGCGAGTTTTCTCCAACTCAAATGGTTGCAGCTTTGGATTAATAAATTCATGGGTAACTGCGCATTAACTTATTCCGAGTTGCCTTACATTATTCAGCAAGACCATTTATTGGTATTAACCTGGGAAGCTCAAGGTCACAATCAAGAACACATTGACAGTGTTGCTAGTCCGAATGCCAATACTGCTATTTTTGGTGAATCTTTGGCTCCGGCCAATGCCACCAACCCGCTAGAGACTGAGGCATTACTGACGGTGAATCGTCAAACAGGCGAAAGTTCAATCCCAACGGCGCAATCCGCATCGATCGCCACAGTCGCAGCAACCTTAACGCGATCGCCAGAAGTCGTCGTCCCCCCGCACCAATATCCGAAAAAGAAGCCACATTATCGATTTGACGACTTCTTCGCCTTTCAATCAGCTCAAGGTACGGTGAAAGATTGGCATGGGGCACGGAATATTTTTGCCGGTGAAGACTTTATCCTGGCGCTGATTCAAGGGTTTGAACAAGAAGTGGGGCAGGCGTCTTCGCTCTTGATGTATGACTTAGGTAAAGCTTGGGGCGCACGCGATTTTCAGGTATTCAAGTCCTGGTTTGAAGCAGAATTCGCGATGGACATTGGTCAATGTCCATTGCCCGTAGTCCTCGAAGCCTGGTGGTGGCCGTTCACAACGCAAGGTTGGGGCACTTGGGAGGTAGATCTCAAGGAACAGGCCAATGGCTTCCTATTTATTAAAATCTTCGACTCGGCCGTGGCCCGGACCCTCGGCAACGTCGGGAAGCCAGTATGTCATCTCTACGCCGGGCTGTTTGCCGGATTTTTCAGTCAGCTGGTGAAGCAAGACCTCGGCTGCATTGAGCTTCAGTGCTACGCCATGGGTGACACATACTGTAAATTCTTAGTCGGCAAAAAGGAACGGGTCGATGCGGCAACGTTCTGGCAAACCGAAGGTGCAACAGCACGGGACATTGAAATGCGATTACAGCAGGAAGAAGCGCTAACGGCGTAA
- a CDS encoding serine/threonine-protein kinase → MAMSKLIHTKYRILGQVGQGQFAQVFCGVDRGTGTIVALKKLNLQRSPANQFLHELNLLTRLRHPNIVQFYALDYDATGRYLITDYCAGGTLRDLMESAYPLRLTQCLDVIIDVLQGLAHAHAGGVIHCDLKPENILLAPVATGWSARIADFGVSRLMEDMVARGATAMPQGSPAYMAPESYYQQYSYASDLYAVGILLFELVVGQRPFSGRPGELMGAHLNQPLVMPDSVPFALRSIITTALQKLPQRRFDSASAMLKSVRLAAEILQATQPETLSGVIESHPIAGHPPKLDFQACSQRPVDQVATEHSGLSTIDPEGKWRAVTQPIATADRTVDAANTASHTFQILRLPGHAPVHMAQDWPQPEQLIALDQRHGLAILPDLENRSPNYRTWRLFNRRGGFVDYCRLPATVGPLVCHQHEPYGVLTISIGDPQVALLIDLKPLKVRRLTFDFAPDCLVAMDCGYALANRSGQLLILDEAGEPLSQCQLFDDSERELISITALDPNQLAIVTDVGTKHFRSVIDVAQLLPTEVAD, encoded by the coding sequence ATGGCAATGTCGAAACTGATCCATACAAAATACCGAATTTTAGGACAAGTTGGCCAAGGTCAGTTTGCCCAGGTTTTTTGTGGTGTTGACCGTGGAACTGGGACGATCGTCGCTCTGAAAAAGCTCAACCTTCAGCGATCGCCAGCCAATCAGTTTCTCCATGAATTAAACCTACTAACCCGCTTGCGTCATCCAAATATTGTGCAGTTTTATGCACTGGACTATGATGCGACGGGCCGTTATCTAATTACGGATTATTGTGCGGGTGGAACCTTACGAGATTTAATGGAATCGGCATACCCACTGCGATTAACCCAATGTCTTGATGTGATTATCGATGTTCTACAGGGCTTGGCCCATGCCCATGCGGGCGGTGTAATTCATTGTGACTTGAAACCGGAAAATATTTTATTAGCACCAGTGGCCACGGGGTGGTCGGCGCGAATTGCGGATTTTGGGGTGTCGCGATTGATGGAAGATATGGTAGCCCGTGGGGCCACAGCAATGCCGCAGGGCTCCCCGGCTTATATGGCACCGGAATCCTATTACCAGCAGTATTCCTATGCGTCGGATTTGTATGCAGTAGGAATTCTCCTATTTGAACTGGTCGTGGGGCAACGGCCGTTTTCCGGCAGGCCCGGGGAGCTCATGGGGGCACATTTAAATCAACCGCTAGTGATGCCCGATTCGGTGCCCTTTGCATTGCGCTCTATTATCACGACAGCGTTGCAGAAGTTACCCCAGCGACGATTTGATTCCGCATCAGCGATGCTCAAGTCAGTCCGACTGGCAGCAGAGATTTTACAAGCAACGCAGCCGGAGACATTATCGGGAGTTATTGAGTCACACCCCATCGCAGGCCACCCGCCAAAGCTCGATTTTCAGGCATGTTCGCAGAGGCCCGTGGATCAAGTGGCAACCGAACATAGTGGATTAAGCACGATCGACCCAGAAGGAAAATGGCGCGCCGTGACGCAGCCGATCGCAACGGCAGATCGTACTGTTGATGCAGCCAATACGGCCAGTCATACATTTCAGATTTTGCGCTTACCGGGACATGCGCCAGTGCATATGGCGCAGGACTGGCCGCAGCCCGAGCAGTTGATCGCCTTAGACCAACGGCATGGATTAGCGATTCTGCCGGACTTGGAGAACCGATCGCCCAATTATCGGACGTGGCGGTTGTTCAATCGACGGGGTGGCTTTGTTGATTATTGTCGGTTACCGGCGACTGTCGGACCGCTAGTTTGCCATCAGCATGAGCCATATGGGGTGTTGACAATTTCTATAGGCGATCCGCAGGTGGCGCTATTAATTGATCTCAAACCCCTAAAAGTCAGACGCCTAACCTTCGATTTTGCCCCGGACTGCTTAGTGGCGATGGACTGTGGCTATGCATTAGCAAATCGATCGGGTCAACTGCTGATCCTGGATGAGGCAGGGGAACCCCTGAGCCAGTGTCAACTATTTGATGACTCAGAGCGTGAATTGATCAGCATCACCGCATTAGACCCAAACCAATTAGCGATTGTGACGGATGTGGGTACGAAGCATTTTCGATCGGTGATTGATGTAGCGCAATTACTCCCGACTGAGGTAGCTGACTGA
- a CDS encoding serine hydrolase, translating into MKNSILASSIALGVMTSLAAVSPTMAANIDDPNSVAWSSIRGYSSADFGKYFQQKKAQGYRVIDLEVDRIGGKTRYSAVWQYNSDKRGWASYRNMTNAQFSQRWKDFRKQGYRLIDQESYKIGGKRLYAGVWVQNKENTPWVSYRNVDSAAFSKRFKTYQKQGYRMVDVEAYPSGSKTLYSAIWVKNQPNLGWAEYRNMSASSYAKRFKDFQKQGYRVADLESYRQGGRQKYAAIWVKNTNGRGWAARRDMSATWFGNYWKTYRDQGYRLVDFEAYPTIGGTRYAGVWRQNNDRRNWSGRTGVDQAIAAYKKRNGLPGISVVIQKHGKTLYARGFGYADTIKKKVAHADTIYRLASVSKPITGLLAMRQVEQRRLNLDAPTRRYLPSMPGFHTHKIRQLMNHQSGICHYAECGSGWRGQTFNTAFAAIQKYEKQPLLFTPGTKVDYSTHAFSVLAAVLEKRSGRSYSALFTRDITNRLGLPTLRPENRKVKNANRSLVYSGAVPVPADNLSWKFAGGGIESSAVDLTKLGTKLLQGRVISNASRTQMWTNSTLNNGNRSGYGLVWSLGSHRGKAIASHGGAQLGARSHWRIYRNDGIVISILSNRNNGNPSGLADQIGTIVLNAR; encoded by the coding sequence ATGAAAAACAGCATTTTAGCAAGTTCAATTGCGCTTGGCGTTATGACATCACTGGCGGCAGTCAGTCCGACGATGGCAGCGAATATTGACGATCCCAATAGCGTTGCTTGGTCATCGATTCGGGGATATAGCAGTGCTGATTTTGGCAAATATTTTCAGCAGAAAAAAGCGCAGGGTTATCGAGTGATTGACCTTGAGGTTGATCGAATTGGCGGGAAGACCCGCTACTCCGCCGTCTGGCAATACAACAGTGATAAACGCGGTTGGGCCAGCTATCGCAATATGACAAATGCGCAATTTAGTCAGCGTTGGAAAGATTTTCGCAAACAAGGCTATCGACTGATTGATCAAGAGTCTTACAAAATTGGTGGTAAGCGATTGTACGCCGGGGTGTGGGTACAGAACAAAGAAAATACCCCCTGGGTTTCCTATCGCAATGTCGATAGTGCTGCGTTTTCCAAGCGGTTTAAGACCTACCAGAAGCAGGGTTACCGCATGGTGGACGTAGAAGCCTATCCCAGTGGGAGTAAGACGCTGTACTCGGCAATTTGGGTCAAGAATCAGCCAAATTTGGGTTGGGCAGAATATCGGAATATGTCAGCTTCTAGCTATGCCAAAAGGTTCAAAGATTTTCAAAAGCAAGGTTATCGTGTCGCGGATTTAGAATCCTATCGTCAGGGTGGTCGCCAAAAGTATGCCGCGATCTGGGTGAAGAATACCAACGGTCGGGGCTGGGCGGCCCGGCGGGATATGAGTGCGACGTGGTTTGGGAATTATTGGAAGACTTACCGGGATCAGGGCTATCGCTTAGTTGACTTTGAAGCCTACCCGACAATCGGTGGAACACGCTATGCGGGCGTCTGGCGACAGAATAATGATCGCCGCAATTGGTCAGGCCGAACCGGGGTAGACCAAGCGATCGCCGCATATAAAAAACGCAATGGCTTGCCAGGCATCAGCGTCGTGATTCAAAAGCACGGTAAGACGCTCTATGCACGTGGGTTTGGCTATGCCGATACGATCAAAAAGAAGGTGGCACATGCGGATACAATTTATCGCTTAGCCTCGGTGAGTAAGCCGATCACAGGTTTGTTAGCAATGCGTCAGGTCGAACAACGGCGGCTGAATCTTGATGCCCCAACCCGGCGTTATCTGCCCAGTATGCCGGGGTTCCATACCCACAAAATTCGCCAGTTGATGAATCATCAGTCGGGAATTTGTCATTATGCGGAGTGTGGTAGTGGGTGGCGTGGTCAGACTTTCAACACTGCCTTCGCCGCCATCCAGAAGTATGAGAAGCAGCCCTTGCTATTTACGCCGGGGACAAAGGTTGATTACAGCACCCATGCTTTTAGCGTATTAGCAGCGGTGTTGGAGAAGCGATCGGGGCGTTCCTATAGTGCTTTGTTTACCCGCGATATCACTAACCGTTTAGGGTTACCAACCCTCAGACCCGAGAATCGCAAGGTGAAAAATGCGAATCGATCGTTGGTTTATAGTGGAGCGGTGCCGGTGCCAGCCGATAATTTGAGCTGGAAGTTTGCCGGGGGCGGGATTGAATCGTCGGCCGTTGATTTAACCAAGCTTGGGACGAAGTTATTGCAAGGTCGGGTAATCTCTAATGCCAGCCGCACACAAATGTGGACAAACTCGACGTTGAATAACGGCAACCGCTCGGGATATGGATTGGTATGGAGCTTGGGTAGCCATCGTGGCAAGGCAATTGCTTCGCATGGCGGCGCCCAATTGGGCGCCCGATCACACTGGCGAATTTATCGCAATGATGGCATCGTAATTTCGATTTTGTCGAATCGCAATAATGGCAATCCCAGTGGGTTAGCCGATCAGATTGGCACGATCGTCCTGAATGCGCGATAG
- a CDS encoding DinB family protein has product MLTTEYCDLMSRYNQWMNTRLYQLCDTIPDAQRKRNMGAFFGSIHRTLNHLLYGDLAFLSRFTGYPEEMPDFGIDRHSDFTELWQERILVDRRLIAWSTALSPDWLEALITYTSKVDGQTRTVPNWTIVTHMFNHQTHHRGQITTLLSQLNLDLGPTDIPFMPGVAL; this is encoded by the coding sequence ATGCTGACGACTGAATACTGCGACCTCATGTCACGCTACAACCAATGGATGAATACACGCCTCTACCAACTATGTGATACCATTCCTGACGCACAGCGCAAACGCAATATGGGCGCGTTTTTTGGCTCGATTCATCGCACCCTCAATCACTTACTATATGGCGATTTAGCCTTTCTTTCTCGGTTTACCGGATACCCCGAGGAAATGCCTGACTTCGGCATCGATCGGCACTCCGACTTTACCGAACTTTGGCAAGAACGAATTCTCGTTGATCGGCGGCTGATTGCCTGGTCAACGGCCCTCTCCCCTGACTGGTTAGAGGCATTGATTACCTACACCAGCAAAGTCGATGGCCAGACGCGGACGGTGCCTAACTGGACGATCGTCACGCATATGTTCAACCATCAAACCCACCATCGCGGCCAAATTACGACCCTCCTCTCACAGCTCAATCTTGACCTCGGTCCCACCGATATTCCCTTTATGCCCGGCGTCGCCTTATAG
- a CDS encoding GNAT family N-acetyltransferase, producing the protein MNIRDATPADVALIYQFIQKKSEFDRSVGAYSGILGTSPAKIQQTLFGPTSFAQVLLAEYHNQAIGFALYGFRYSSFAGQPSIWLDDLFVEATQRSQGAGAALMAQLAQIAQSHNCAHLAWTADDRNPRGLQFYDRLGAAIIDRQGHRCYLQWMPSRPPAT; encoded by the coding sequence ATGAATATCCGAGATGCGACTCCCGCTGATGTCGCGTTGATTTACCAGTTTATCCAAAAGAAATCGGAGTTCGATCGTTCAGTTGGGGCCTATTCCGGCATCCTCGGGACATCGCCTGCGAAGATTCAGCAAACGCTGTTTGGCCCAACCTCATTTGCGCAGGTGCTATTGGCTGAATATCACAATCAGGCAATCGGCTTTGCCCTCTATGGTTTCCGTTATTCTTCCTTCGCTGGACAACCGAGTATTTGGCTCGATGATTTGTTCGTCGAGGCGACTCAGCGGAGCCAAGGTGCGGGTGCGGCCTTGATGGCGCAACTGGCGCAAATCGCTCAATCCCATAATTGTGCTCATTTGGCTTGGACCGCCGACGATCGCAATCCTCGGGGATTACAGTTCTACGATCGCCTCGGTGCCGCAATTATTGATCGCCAAGGCCACCGTTGCTACTTGCAGTGGATGCCAAGCCGTCCCCCAGCAACGTAA
- a CDS encoding TfoX/Sxy family protein, producing MEHLKEIFSPLGPITSRKMFGGHGIYHNGLMFGLIADDTLYLKVDKASIHYFEERQLGAFEYDKKGKVMKMSYHLAPEEIMDSATQAELWGQRAYDAARRSYKPKKPK from the coding sequence GTGGAACACTTGAAAGAAATTTTTTCACCCCTAGGCCCGATCACGTCGCGCAAAATGTTTGGCGGTCATGGCATCTACCACAATGGTTTAATGTTTGGCTTGATTGCTGATGACACGCTGTACCTCAAGGTGGATAAAGCCTCGATCCATTACTTTGAGGAACGGCAGTTAGGTGCCTTTGAATATGACAAAAAGGGAAAAGTGATGAAAATGTCCTATCATCTTGCCCCGGAAGAAATCATGGATAGTGCGACGCAAGCGGAACTCTGGGGACAACGTGCTTATGATGCGGCCCGTCGATCGTATAAACCCAAGAAGCCCAAGTAA
- a CDS encoding branched-chain amino acid transaminase — protein sequence MTASTIAAPTAAQSLTFLPQAYFQGKLVPFAQAQISIATHALHYGTAVLGGIRGWPSQSGHVSVFRLDAHCQRLSHSAKYLNYTVTAAELQATIIHFIQQNRPQQPFYIRPLIYTSSLGIAPRVHAIDKDLLIYGVEMDAYLSGDGVRCRISSWSRQEDRSQPLRGKSSAAYIASALAKSEAIESGFDEAIMLNSQGKVSEASAMNIFIVRNGQLITPSIDQDILEGITRDSVMTLARGEGIPVIEQPVDKSELVIADEVFLCGTAAQITPVLRIENQTFTTARPITRKLQAAMQTVLAGAHPHHAAWLTKITID from the coding sequence ATGACCGCCTCAACGATTGCTGCGCCCACTGCGGCCCAGTCACTCACCTTCTTGCCCCAGGCGTATTTCCAAGGGAAACTTGTGCCTTTCGCGCAGGCCCAAATTTCCATCGCGACCCATGCTTTGCACTATGGCACTGCCGTCCTCGGGGGGATTCGCGGGTGGCCGAGTCAATCTGGTCACGTGAGCGTTTTCCGGCTCGATGCCCACTGTCAACGTCTCAGCCACAGTGCCAAATATCTCAACTACACGGTCACGGCTGCCGAGTTGCAGGCAACCATCATCCACTTCATTCAGCAAAACCGCCCCCAGCAGCCGTTTTATATCCGTCCCCTGATTTACACCTCAAGTCTTGGTATTGCCCCGCGCGTCCATGCGATCGACAAAGACCTGCTGATCTACGGTGTTGAAATGGACGCATATTTGTCGGGGGATGGTGTCCGTTGCCGGATTAGTTCGTGGTCGCGGCAGGAAGATCGGAGCCAACCCCTGCGCGGCAAAAGCAGTGCTGCCTATATTGCCTCCGCCCTCGCGAAATCAGAGGCGATCGAATCTGGATTTGATGAAGCGATTATGCTCAATTCCCAGGGCAAGGTGAGCGAAGCCTCGGCGATGAATATTTTTATTGTTCGTAATGGGCAATTGATTACGCCCAGTATCGATCAAGATATTCTGGAAGGCATTACCCGTGACAGTGTGATGACGCTGGCACGAGGGGAAGGCATTCCTGTAATCGAGCAGCCCGTAGACAAATCCGAATTGGTGATTGCGGACGAAGTATTTCTCTGTGGCACCGCCGCCCAGATTACGCCCGTCTTGCGGATCGAAAACCAGACATTTACTACAGCTCGACCGATCACCCGCAAGCTCCAGGCCGCGATGCAAACCGTTTTGGCTGGGGCGCATCCCCACCATGCGGCATGGCTGACTAAAATCACAATTGATTAA
- a CDS encoding TrmB family transcriptional regulator, producing MNDQKTLESLGNLGLTKYESAVYRTLLERQDFTPTQLATRAQVPRQRIYDVLSSLVDRGLCIERHSGKQRLFSAVNPAVALPTLLQTKQEQFDAEITQQKQQAELMVKALAPLYAAGNDTQDPLAYIDVLSEPNRIVDRGAQLAESVEQSICVFFTHPSLMSYEDGLKLVKGPIDRGISYRSVYEKSMWEDPSSREFIQQCQAWGQAVRFVPELPFKMQLFDDQVTLLSLQDPLAGNPSFTALCVTHPGLAKMLQISFEVMWRSGVEQL from the coding sequence ATGAATGATCAAAAAACGCTAGAAAGTCTGGGGAATCTGGGGCTCACGAAGTATGAGTCGGCGGTGTACCGGACTTTGTTGGAGCGTCAAGACTTTACGCCAACCCAGTTGGCCACGCGGGCTCAAGTGCCCCGACAGCGAATTTATGATGTGCTGTCTTCGTTGGTCGATCGCGGTTTATGTATCGAACGGCATTCCGGCAAGCAACGACTGTTTAGTGCGGTGAATCCGGCAGTGGCATTACCGACGTTGTTGCAAACGAAGCAGGAACAGTTCGACGCAGAAATTACGCAGCAGAAACAGCAAGCAGAATTGATGGTCAAGGCGTTAGCACCGCTTTATGCCGCAGGTAATGACACCCAGGATCCGTTGGCATACATTGATGTGTTGTCCGAGCCGAATCGGATCGTCGATCGGGGAGCGCAGTTGGCCGAATCGGTGGAGCAGAGTATTTGTGTATTCTTTACCCACCCATCACTGATGAGTTATGAGGATGGACTGAAACTGGTGAAAGGGCCGATCGATCGAGGGATTAGTTATCGATCGGTATATGAGAAAAGTATGTGGGAAGACCCCAGTAGCCGAGAATTTATTCAACAGTGCCAAGCATGGGGACAAGCAGTGCGGTTTGTGCCAGAGTTGCCGTTTAAGATGCAATTATTTGATGATCAGGTGACCTTATTATCGTTACAAGATCCATTGGCTGGTAATCCAAGTTTTACAGCTTTATGTGTGACTCATCCAGGATTAGCAAAGATGTTGCAGATTTCGTTTGAGGTGATGTGGCGATCGGGGGTCGAACAGTTATAG